The Myxococcota bacterium genome has a segment encoding these proteins:
- the mutY gene encoding A/G-specific adenine glycosylase, translating into MSDAREAGARRARTRRLRAALLRWYDANRRDLPWRRTRDPYAIWISETMLQQTRVETVIPYYERFLARFPTVKDLATADEDDVFAHWAGLGYYSRARNLQRAAREVAFAHGGAFPRTAEALRALPGIGPYTAGALASIAFDAPEAIVDGNVVRVLARLDGVRDDTARKPVMDALWERAGELARGERPGDLNQALMELGALVCTPRSPRCLVCPVAKTCDARAHGDADALPVKTRRTTQTPIEAVCAWAPRRGRVLVTKRPAAGLMAGMWELAGGDLAPGEAPADGLHRALRERTGLAVARVRLLGEVSHTFSHRVLRLHVFAADAPRGRVRLDGPQAHRWATPAELDALAIGAATRKAIALARATAD; encoded by the coding sequence GTGAGCGACGCGCGCGAGGCGGGTGCGCGCCGCGCGCGCACGCGGCGCCTGCGCGCGGCGCTGCTGCGCTGGTACGACGCGAACCGGCGCGACCTCCCGTGGCGCCGCACGCGCGACCCGTATGCCATCTGGATCTCCGAGACGATGCTCCAGCAGACGCGCGTCGAGACGGTGATCCCGTACTACGAGCGCTTCCTCGCCCGTTTCCCGACCGTCAAGGATCTCGCGACCGCGGACGAGGACGACGTCTTCGCGCACTGGGCGGGGCTCGGGTACTACTCGCGCGCGCGCAACCTGCAGCGCGCGGCGCGCGAGGTCGCGTTCGCGCACGGCGGCGCGTTCCCGCGCACCGCGGAGGCGCTGCGCGCGCTGCCCGGCATCGGCCCCTACACGGCGGGCGCGCTGGCGTCGATCGCGTTCGACGCACCCGAGGCGATCGTCGACGGCAACGTCGTGCGCGTGCTCGCGCGCCTCGACGGCGTCCGCGACGACACGGCGCGCAAGCCCGTGATGGACGCGCTCTGGGAGCGCGCGGGCGAGCTCGCGCGCGGCGAGCGCCCGGGCGACCTGAACCAGGCGCTGATGGAGCTCGGCGCGCTCGTGTGCACGCCGCGCTCGCCGCGCTGCCTGGTGTGCCCCGTCGCGAAGACGTGCGACGCGCGCGCGCACGGCGACGCCGACGCGCTGCCGGTGAAGACGCGGCGGACGACGCAGACGCCGATCGAGGCCGTGTGCGCGTGGGCGCCGCGGCGCGGGCGCGTGCTGGTCACGAAGCGCCCGGCTGCGGGGCTCATGGCGGGCATGTGGGAGCTCGCGGGCGGCGACCTCGCGCCCGGTGAGGCGCCGGCCGACGGCCTGCACCGCGCGCTGCGCGAGCGCACGGGCCTCGCCGTCGCGCGGGTGCGCTTGCTAGGCGAGGTGTCGCACACCTTCTCGCACCGCGTGCTCCGCCTCCACGTCTTCGCGGCCGACGCGCCGCGCGGGCGCGTTCGACTCGACGGCCCGCAGGCGCACCGCTGGGCGACGCCCGCCGAGCTCGACGCGCTCGCGATCGGCGCCGCGACGCGCAAGGCGATCGCGCTCGCGCGCGCGACCGCCGACTAG
- a CDS encoding SGNH/GDSL hydrolase family protein produces MTDGARRARPAAKLALAAAALALALVGAELALRALPATTLGYEVNATGFIRPREFARDDAHNTLGMHDVEPAPKAPGARRVVLLGDSYVAAVSVPLAQGVARRLEAHLHERPGLGPVDVVALGKEGWGQREELAALAKHGRALAPDLVLLLFTTRNDVYNDAEGFDAKRAEQEALARAAREGLPIAELVPFESAIGLWVRGSALNQLVAHRLTLARIRRDAPPPVSFRAFAPAYADEWAPAWAATERLLVRIERRARALGAGFAVAAASTPEGVLDPAEGAARLAASHPDYAGVAFDVDLVDARLARLCAERGFAFAALQPALRALRRETGRELHWRYDGHWNAFGNDAAARLLAELAAERLGPARADAASGTAAGAAPGDAG; encoded by the coding sequence GTGACCGACGGCGCGCGGCGCGCGCGGCCCGCCGCGAAGCTCGCGCTCGCGGCCGCCGCGCTCGCGCTCGCGCTCGTCGGGGCCGAGCTCGCGCTGCGCGCGCTGCCCGCGACGACGCTCGGCTACGAGGTGAACGCGACGGGCTTCATCCGCCCGCGCGAGTTCGCGCGCGACGATGCGCACAACACGCTCGGCATGCACGACGTCGAGCCGGCGCCGAAGGCGCCGGGCGCGCGGCGCGTGGTGCTGCTCGGCGACTCGTACGTCGCGGCCGTCTCGGTGCCGCTCGCGCAAGGCGTGGCGCGGCGGCTCGAAGCCCACCTGCACGAGCGGCCGGGGCTCGGGCCGGTCGACGTCGTCGCGCTCGGCAAGGAAGGATGGGGACAGCGCGAGGAGCTCGCCGCGCTCGCGAAGCACGGACGCGCACTCGCGCCCGACCTCGTGCTGCTCCTCTTCACGACGCGCAACGACGTCTACAACGACGCCGAGGGCTTCGACGCGAAGCGCGCCGAGCAGGAGGCCCTCGCGCGCGCCGCGCGCGAGGGCCTGCCCATCGCCGAGCTCGTTCCGTTCGAGAGTGCGATCGGCCTGTGGGTGCGCGGCTCGGCGCTCAACCAGCTCGTCGCGCACCGGCTCACGCTCGCGCGCATCCGGCGCGACGCGCCGCCGCCCGTGTCGTTCCGCGCGTTCGCGCCCGCCTACGCGGACGAGTGGGCGCCGGCGTGGGCCGCGACCGAGCGGCTGCTCGTGCGCATCGAGCGGCGCGCGCGCGCGCTCGGCGCGGGGTTCGCCGTCGCCGCGGCGTCGACGCCCGAGGGCGTGCTCGACCCGGCCGAGGGCGCGGCGCGGCTCGCCGCCTCGCACCCCGACTACGCGGGCGTCGCCTTCGACGTCGATCTCGTCGACGCGCGCCTCGCGCGGCTGTGCGCGGAGCGCGGGTTCGCGTTCGCGGCTCTCCAGCCCGCACTGCGCGCGCTTCGCCGCGAGACGGGCCGCGAGCTCCACTGGCGCTACGACGGGCACTGGAACGCGTTCGGCAACGATGCCGCCGCGCGCCTGCTCGCGGAGCTCGCGGCGGAGCGGCTCGGCCCGGCGCGCGCCGACGCGGCGAGCGGGACGGCGGCGGGCGCGGCGCCGGGCGACGCCGGTTGA
- a CDS encoding chloride channel protein — translation MIRAVTAFAFEGLDGLGAMLDAGLLREAEDPIAPARELAWTWRIAIPAIGGAVVGPLVWLFAREARGDGVPEVMKAVALRGGIIRPRIAGLKALTSAITIGSGGSAGSEGTIVQIGASMGSTLGQLLGLKVRELRTLVACGAAAGLSATFNAPIASALFAAEIVVGDFGVSNFSPIVIASVVATIVSRWALGNHAAFPVPPYEIVSPLEVFPYMVAGVVAGLVGVAFIRTLSFTEDRFAAVPLPEWGKAALGGALTGLVALALPQVYGVGYTSVGAALAGKLAAGTLGALLVGKLVATSLTLASGGSGGVFAPSLFLGAMTGGFLGHYIHAWFPDATATSGAYALVTMGAVVAATTHAPISAILIIFEMTQTIDIIPGLMAACVLSTVVSQRLSRDSIYTTKLRRQGVDIFTQDDPNALKQLFVRDEMQPEPEVVPANARFEALLDLVVQSHHSQFFVVDEGGRLLGAISLDEVRRLIYDREALSGVVVAGDLVERKPVLKPSDDLDLASRLFTASRMDEIAVVAEDDPTKIVATLRERAVVEAHGREMMRRDLAGGLSANVSAVAQGGRVHLGAGYALQQIVAPPSAFGRSLSDLDLRQRLGVQVVLIREIGGKHVRVPGAADVVREGDALVVAGTNAALDTLEQLSVAGV, via the coding sequence ATGATCCGCGCCGTCACCGCCTTCGCGTTCGAGGGCCTGGACGGCCTCGGCGCCATGCTCGACGCGGGGCTCCTGCGCGAGGCGGAGGATCCGATCGCCCCCGCGCGCGAGCTCGCGTGGACGTGGCGCATCGCGATTCCCGCGATCGGCGGCGCGGTCGTCGGGCCGCTCGTGTGGCTCTTCGCGCGCGAGGCCCGCGGCGACGGCGTGCCCGAGGTGATGAAGGCCGTCGCGCTCCGCGGCGGCATCATCCGCCCGCGCATCGCGGGGCTCAAGGCGCTGACCTCGGCGATCACGATCGGCTCGGGCGGCTCGGCCGGCAGCGAGGGCACGATCGTCCAGATCGGCGCGTCGATGGGCTCGACGCTCGGCCAGCTGCTCGGGCTCAAGGTGCGCGAGCTGCGGACGCTCGTCGCGTGCGGCGCGGCCGCCGGCCTCTCGGCGACGTTCAACGCGCCCATCGCGAGCGCGCTCTTCGCCGCGGAGATCGTCGTCGGCGACTTCGGCGTCTCGAACTTCAGCCCGATCGTCATCGCGTCCGTCGTCGCGACCATCGTGTCGCGCTGGGCGCTCGGCAACCACGCCGCCTTCCCGGTGCCGCCGTACGAGATCGTGAGCCCGCTCGAGGTGTTCCCGTACATGGTGGCAGGCGTCGTCGCGGGCCTGGTCGGCGTCGCGTTCATCCGCACCCTCTCGTTCACCGAGGACCGCTTCGCCGCCGTGCCGCTGCCCGAGTGGGGGAAGGCGGCGCTCGGCGGCGCGCTCACCGGGCTCGTCGCGCTCGCGCTGCCGCAGGTGTACGGCGTCGGGTACACGTCGGTCGGCGCGGCGCTCGCCGGGAAGCTCGCCGCGGGCACGCTCGGCGCGCTGCTCGTGGGCAAGCTCGTGGCGACGTCGCTCACGCTCGCGTCGGGCGGCTCGGGCGGCGTGTTCGCGCCGTCGCTGTTCCTCGGTGCGATGACCGGCGGCTTCCTCGGCCACTACATCCACGCGTGGTTCCCCGACGCGACCGCGACCTCGGGCGCCTACGCGCTCGTCACGATGGGCGCCGTCGTCGCGGCGACGACGCACGCGCCGATCAGCGCGATCCTGATCATCTTCGAGATGACGCAGACGATCGACATCATCCCCGGGCTCATGGCGGCGTGCGTGTTGTCGACGGTGGTGTCGCAGCGGCTCTCGCGCGACTCGATCTACACGACGAAGCTGCGGCGCCAGGGCGTCGACATCTTCACGCAGGACGATCCGAACGCGCTGAAGCAGCTGTTCGTGCGCGACGAGATGCAGCCCGAGCCCGAGGTCGTGCCGGCGAACGCGCGCTTCGAGGCGCTGCTCGACCTCGTCGTGCAGAGCCACCACTCGCAGTTCTTCGTCGTCGACGAGGGCGGCCGGCTGCTCGGCGCGATCTCGCTCGACGAGGTGCGGCGGCTCATCTACGACCGCGAGGCGCTCTCGGGCGTCGTCGTCGCGGGCGACCTCGTCGAGCGCAAGCCCGTGCTCAAGCCGAGCGACGACCTCGACCTCGCCTCGCGCCTGTTCACGGCGTCGCGCATGGACGAGATCGCGGTCGTCGCCGAGGACGACCCGACGAAGATCGTCGCGACGCTGCGGGAGCGCGCGGTCGTCGAGGCGCACGGGCGCGAGATGATGCGCCGCGATCTCGCGGGCGGCCTCTCGGCCAACGTGAGCGCGGTGGCGCAGGGCGGCCGCGTGCACCTCGGCGCCGGCTACGCGCTGCAGCAGATCGTCGCGCCGCCGTCGGCGTTCGGGCGCTCGCTGTCCGACCTCGACCTCCGGCAGCGCCTCGGCGTGCAGGTCGTCCTGATCCGCGAGATCGGCGGCAAGCACGTGCGCGTGCCGGGTGCCGCCGACGTCGTGCGCGAGGGCGACGCGCTCGTCGTCGCGGGAACGAACGCCGCGCTCGACACCCTCGAGCAGCTCTCGGTCGCCGGCGTCTGA
- a CDS encoding CbiX/SirB N-terminal domain-containing protein, with amino-acid sequence MNAIVLIDHGSRRAEANAQLEALAREVRARRPDAHVATAHLEVVPPDLAHAVAACVAAGATRVVVHPFFLSPGRHTQEDLPRLVDAARAEHPGVAIALSEPLGLDARIVDVALARIDAARTDAPERA; translated from the coding sequence GTGAACGCGATCGTGCTGATCGACCACGGGAGCCGGCGCGCCGAAGCGAACGCGCAGCTCGAGGCGCTCGCGCGCGAGGTGCGCGCGCGTCGGCCCGACGCCCACGTGGCGACCGCGCATCTCGAGGTGGTCCCGCCCGACCTCGCGCACGCGGTCGCCGCGTGCGTCGCCGCGGGCGCGACGCGGGTCGTCGTCCATCCCTTCTTCCTGTCGCCGGGCCGCCACACGCAGGAGGACCTGCCGCGGCTCGTCGACGCGGCGCGCGCCGAGCACCCGGGCGTCGCGATCGCGCTCTCCGAGCCGCTCGGCCTCGACGCGCGCATCGTGGACGTGGCGCTCGCGCGGATCGATGCGGCGCGCACCGACGCGCCGGAGCGCGCGTGA
- a CDS encoding 2Fe-2S iron-sulfur cluster-binding protein gives MSTPRHDSSRDDAHDPAAAEAGPGARPALVPVRFEPSGVRVQVAVGTKLLEAARAAGLPVASACGADGVCARCGMRVLEGADALAPETPREVEIKRRNRIDAELRLACRTEVRAPLVATTTYW, from the coding sequence GTGAGCACGCCGCGGCACGACTCGTCGAGGGACGACGCGCACGACCCGGCCGCGGCGGAGGCCGGGCCGGGCGCGCGGCCCGCGCTCGTGCCGGTGCGCTTCGAGCCGTCGGGCGTGCGCGTGCAGGTCGCCGTCGGCACGAAGCTGCTCGAGGCGGCGCGCGCGGCAGGTCTCCCCGTCGCGAGTGCGTGCGGCGCGGACGGCGTGTGCGCGCGCTGCGGAATGCGCGTCCTCGAGGGCGCCGACGCGCTCGCTCCCGAGACCCCGCGCGAGGTCGAGATCAAGCGCCGCAACCGCATCGACGCCGAGCTGCGCCTCGCCTGCCGCACCGAGGTGCGCGCGCCGCTCGTCGCGACCACGACGTACTGGTGA
- a CDS encoding Smr/MutS family protein gives MKARTFARLCSGALAPTREVDLHGLRAAAARERVRREVAAAAAAGQAVVRIVHGRGRRGGGFAVLRAELPEWLAALPRVLAFAPSPGGEAQADGALVVLVRTGD, from the coding sequence GTGAAGGCGCGGACGTTCGCGCGCCTGTGCAGCGGTGCGCTCGCGCCGACGCGCGAGGTCGACCTGCACGGGCTGCGCGCCGCGGCCGCGCGCGAGCGCGTGCGGCGGGAGGTCGCCGCCGCCGCGGCGGCCGGACAGGCCGTCGTGCGCATCGTCCACGGGCGCGGCCGGCGGGGCGGCGGCTTCGCCGTGCTGCGCGCCGAGCTCCCCGAGTGGCTCGCGGCGCTGCCGCGCGTGCTCGCGTTCGCCCCGTCGCCGGGCGGCGAGGCGCAGGCCGACGGCGCGCTCGTCGTGCTCGTCCGCACGGGCGACTAG
- a CDS encoding DUF4079 family protein, with protein sequence MDPDGRDALLRGLAWLHPTWMAAALAIAFAALRSGLELRRRRARRGEGLAALRRSHLLRAKLALPLLVAGFALGPVAAVLARDMTPFRTLHAWVGVATLALFVAAGVTGHRLEEGALPLRAPHARLALAALLASAVAFATGFVLLP encoded by the coding sequence GTGGACCCGGACGGCCGCGATGCGCTGCTGCGCGGACTCGCCTGGCTGCACCCGACGTGGATGGCGGCGGCGCTCGCGATCGCGTTCGCCGCGCTCCGCAGCGGGCTCGAGCTGCGGCGGCGCCGCGCGCGGCGCGGCGAGGGGCTCGCGGCCCTGCGGCGCTCGCACCTGCTCCGCGCGAAGCTCGCGCTCCCGCTGCTCGTCGCGGGCTTCGCGCTCGGGCCCGTCGCCGCGGTGCTCGCGCGCGACATGACGCCCTTCCGCACGCTGCACGCCTGGGTCGGCGTCGCGACGCTCGCGCTCTTCGTCGCGGCGGGCGTGACGGGGCACCGGCTCGAGGAAGGGGCGCTCCCCCTGCGCGCGCCGCACGCGCGGCTCGCGCTCGCCGCGCTGCTCGCATCCGCCGTCGCGTTCGCGACGGGCTTCGTGCTGCTTCCCTGA
- the aroC gene encoding chorismate synthase produces the protein MSSSFGRAFRITTFGESHGGGVGVVVDGCPPRLALDVAEIQRDLDRRRPGQSRLTTPRQEADRAEILSGLFEGRTLGTPIAILVRNTDARPSAYEHMKDVYRPSHADFTYEAKYGIRNWQGGGRASARETIGRVAAGAVARKLLREVAGIEVLAWVSRVHEVEAKVDPASATLAQVEANEVRCPDAEAAREMAERIDAARRAGDSLGGVVECVARNVPPGLGEPVFDKLDAQLAHAMLSLPAAKGFEIGSGFAGTRMTGLAHNDPFVPGEGGAPRAPSNRSGGVQGGISNGEPIVLRVAFKPTATIASAQQTVDRAGHAVVLEAQGRHDPCVLPRAVPLVEAMTCLVLADDWLRQRANEVL, from the coding sequence TTGAGCAGCTCGTTCGGCCGCGCCTTCCGCATCACGACCTTCGGCGAGTCGCACGGCGGCGGCGTCGGCGTCGTCGTCGACGGCTGCCCGCCGCGGCTCGCGCTCGACGTGGCGGAGATCCAGCGCGATCTCGATCGACGGCGCCCCGGGCAGAGTCGGCTCACGACGCCGCGACAGGAGGCCGACCGGGCGGAGATCCTCTCGGGCCTGTTCGAGGGCCGCACGCTCGGCACGCCGATCGCGATCCTCGTGCGCAACACCGATGCGCGGCCGAGCGCCTACGAGCACATGAAGGACGTCTACCGCCCGTCGCACGCCGACTTCACCTACGAGGCGAAGTACGGCATCCGCAACTGGCAGGGCGGTGGGCGCGCGAGCGCGAGAGAGACGATCGGGCGCGTCGCGGCGGGCGCGGTGGCGCGCAAGCTCCTGCGCGAGGTCGCCGGCATCGAGGTGCTCGCGTGGGTGTCGCGCGTGCACGAGGTCGAGGCGAAGGTCGACCCCGCGAGCGCGACGCTCGCGCAGGTCGAGGCGAACGAGGTGCGCTGCCCGGACGCCGAGGCCGCGCGCGAGATGGCGGAGCGCATCGACGCCGCGCGCCGCGCGGGCGACTCGCTCGGCGGCGTCGTCGAGTGCGTCGCGCGCAACGTGCCGCCCGGGCTCGGCGAGCCCGTCTTCGACAAGCTCGACGCGCAGCTCGCGCACGCGATGCTCTCGCTCCCGGCCGCGAAGGGGTTCGAGATCGGCAGCGGCTTCGCGGGCACGCGCATGACGGGCCTCGCGCACAACGACCCGTTCGTCCCGGGCGAGGGCGGCGCGCCGCGCGCGCCGAGCAACCGCAGCGGCGGCGTGCAGGGCGGCATCAGCAACGGCGAGCCCATCGTGCTGCGCGTCGCGTTCAAGCCGACGGCCACGATCGCGAGCGCGCAGCAGACGGTCGATCGCGCGGGCCACGCCGTCGTACTCGAGGCGCAGGGCCGCCACGACCCGTGCGTGCTCCCGCGCGCCGTCCCGCTCGTCGAGGCGATGACGTGTCTCGTGCTCGCCGACGACTGGCTCCGCCAGCGCGCGAACGAGGTGCTCTAG
- a CDS encoding amidohydrolase family protein has protein sequence MARVIKLGVKRPVTKPLLPDPEPAVVRHTILSVDDHLMEPPHTFEGRMPRKFEERAPRVVETEEGHQIWVYEDTPFFQVGFMCVAGRPREDHRVEPARFDEIRRGCWDIHARVKDMDIGGIWASVNFPSGVTGFGGTLFSESKDQELGLACVRAWNDWLFEEWHGSYPDRIVPLGITFLSDPAKGAEEIRRNAKRGFTAVTMPEQPHNQGLPPIFDAYWEPIIRACAETETVMNLHVGSSGFAKMPPGAPGLELGATLFQAMAFESCAQWLWSGWAARYPALKIAMSEGGIGWVGGLIDRLDNIMARSGYGSGWPDKSISPSDCLRRNFWFCMIDDPSTVVTLPAIGVENVLFESDYPHGDGTWPNTQNVFVDLCGDLPVEQRRMIACENASKLYRHPLPEKIVP, from the coding sequence ATGGCCCGCGTCATCAAGCTCGGCGTCAAGCGCCCCGTCACGAAGCCGCTGCTCCCCGATCCGGAGCCGGCGGTCGTGCGCCACACGATCCTGTCCGTCGACGATCACCTGATGGAGCCGCCGCACACGTTCGAAGGACGCATGCCGCGCAAGTTCGAGGAGCGCGCACCGCGCGTCGTCGAGACGGAGGAGGGCCACCAGATCTGGGTGTACGAGGACACCCCGTTCTTCCAGGTCGGCTTCATGTGCGTCGCCGGCCGCCCGCGCGAGGACCACCGCGTCGAGCCGGCGCGCTTCGACGAGATCCGGCGCGGATGCTGGGACATCCACGCGCGCGTGAAGGACATGGACATCGGCGGCATCTGGGCGTCGGTGAACTTCCCGTCCGGCGTCACCGGCTTCGGCGGCACGCTCTTCAGCGAGAGCAAGGACCAGGAGCTCGGCCTCGCGTGCGTGCGCGCGTGGAACGACTGGCTGTTCGAGGAGTGGCACGGCTCGTACCCCGATCGCATCGTGCCGCTCGGCATCACGTTCCTGTCCGATCCGGCGAAGGGCGCCGAGGAGATCCGTCGCAACGCGAAGCGCGGCTTCACCGCGGTGACGATGCCCGAGCAGCCGCACAACCAGGGATTGCCGCCGATCTTCGACGCGTACTGGGAGCCGATCATCCGCGCGTGCGCCGAGACCGAGACGGTCATGAACCTGCACGTCGGCTCGTCGGGCTTCGCGAAGATGCCGCCGGGCGCGCCCGGGCTCGAGCTCGGCGCGACGCTCTTCCAGGCGATGGCCTTCGAGTCGTGCGCGCAGTGGCTGTGGAGCGGCTGGGCCGCGCGCTACCCCGCGCTCAAGATCGCGATGAGCGAGGGCGGCATCGGCTGGGTCGGCGGGCTGATCGACCGCCTCGACAACATCATGGCGCGGAGCGGCTACGGCTCGGGCTGGCCCGACAAGTCGATCTCGCCGTCCGACTGCCTGCGCCGCAACTTCTGGTTCTGCATGATCGACGACCCCTCGACCGTCGTGACGCTCCCGGCGATCGGCGTCGAGAACGTGCTCTTCGAGAGCGACTACCCGCACGGCGACGGCACGTGGCCGAACACGCAGAACGTGTTCGTCGACCTCTGCGGCGACCTGCCCGTCGAGCAGCGCCGCATGATCGCGTGCGAGAACGCCTCGAAGCTCTACCGCCACCCGCTCCCGGAGAAGATCGTCCCGTAG
- a CDS encoding NUDIX hydrolase, with amino-acid sequence MPNSSSEGLAPPPWEVVETEQLHDCRVFRVGRERARSPRTGALHDFYRLDSADWVNVVALTPGDELVLVRQYRHGLHATTLEIPGGMVDPGEEPAEAAARELLEETGYRAGAVAAVGRVNPNPALFGNRVHTFVATGCERVAPIRNEGAEETRVELLARARLHDAVRAGAIDHALVLAGLYAWELAERA; translated from the coding sequence ATGCCGAACTCGTCGTCCGAAGGCCTCGCACCGCCGCCCTGGGAGGTGGTCGAGACCGAGCAGCTCCACGACTGCCGCGTCTTCCGCGTGGGCCGCGAGCGAGCGCGCTCGCCGCGCACGGGCGCGCTCCACGACTTCTATCGCCTCGACTCGGCCGACTGGGTGAACGTCGTCGCGCTGACGCCGGGCGACGAGCTCGTGCTCGTCCGCCAGTACCGCCACGGCCTGCACGCGACGACGCTCGAGATCCCGGGCGGCATGGTCGACCCCGGCGAGGAGCCCGCCGAAGCCGCTGCGCGCGAGCTGCTCGAGGAGACGGGCTACCGCGCCGGCGCGGTAGCGGCCGTCGGCCGCGTGAACCCGAACCCCGCGCTCTTCGGCAACCGCGTCCACACCTTCGTCGCGACGGGCTGCGAGCGCGTCGCTCCCATCCGCAACGAGGGCGCCGAGGAGACGCGCGTCGAGCTGCTCGCGCGCGCGCGGCTCCACGACGCGGTGCGCGCCGGCGCGATCGATCACGCGCTCGTGCTCGCGGGCCTCTACGCGTGGGAGCTCGCCGAGCGCGCCTAG
- a CDS encoding molybdopterin-binding protein — protein sequence MPTAGLLVIGNEILSGKVVDTNSPYLARELRELGVDLERILTIPDDVDGIAREVRAMSAAYDFVFTSGGIGPTHDDLTMEGVAQAFGRAIEENASMIERMERAQGRAPNASQRKMAMIPSGAVLVDSGDLWFPIVVVENVHIFPGIPELLQKKFQSIRERFRGVPFQLRRVYVTRHESDIAHSLNALLQDFPELMLGSYPRIGEEHYRVLLTLESRDEGYLERAVASLLERIPSDAVHRVE from the coding sequence ATGCCCACTGCCGGCCTGCTCGTGATCGGGAACGAGATCCTGTCGGGCAAGGTCGTCGACACGAACTCGCCCTATCTCGCGCGCGAGCTGCGCGAGCTCGGCGTCGATCTCGAGCGCATCCTCACCATCCCCGACGACGTCGACGGGATCGCGCGCGAGGTGCGCGCGATGAGCGCGGCCTACGACTTCGTGTTCACGTCGGGCGGAATCGGGCCTACGCACGACGACCTCACGATGGAGGGGGTCGCCCAGGCCTTCGGCCGCGCCATCGAGGAGAACGCCTCGATGATCGAGCGGATGGAGCGCGCGCAGGGCCGCGCGCCCAACGCGAGCCAGCGCAAGATGGCGATGATCCCTTCGGGCGCCGTGCTCGTCGACTCGGGCGACCTGTGGTTCCCGATCGTCGTGGTCGAGAACGTCCACATCTTTCCGGGCATCCCCGAGCTGCTGCAGAAGAAGTTCCAGTCGATCCGCGAGCGCTTCCGCGGCGTGCCGTTCCAGCTGCGGCGCGTGTACGTGACGCGCCACGAGAGCGACATCGCGCACTCGCTCAACGCGCTGCTCCAGGACTTCCCCGAGCTCATGCTCGGCTCGTACCCGCGCATCGGCGAGGAGCACTACCGCGTGCTGCTCACGCTCGAGTCGCGCGACGAGGGCTACCTCGAGCGCGCCGTCGCGTCGCTGCTCGAGCGCATCCCGAGCGACGCCGTCCACAGGGTCGAATAG